In the Leptotrichia sp. oral taxon 212 genome, one interval contains:
- the rimI gene encoding ribosomal protein S18-alanine N-acetyltransferase → MVAIKQTGTDIIKIETGAASSEIVEKLTEIHNENFEGKKNETYFLEILNDDLYSVFYLSEEETSEISSYAVFYDTFDSIDLFEIAVLKEKQGKGYGNMLLNYTADIFCKNGRKIFLEVNENNEKAIKLYKKNGFEEISVRKNYYGNHQNALIMIKNS, encoded by the coding sequence ATGGTGGCCATTAAACAGACTGGGACTGATATAATAAAAATTGAAACAGGTGCTGCATCTTCTGAAATAGTTGAAAAACTCACAGAAATTCACAATGAAAATTTTGAAGGAAAAAAAAATGAAACTTATTTTTTAGAAATTTTGAATGATGATTTGTACAGTGTTTTCTATCTGAGTGAGGAAGAAACTTCAGAAATATCAAGCTATGCAGTGTTTTATGATACCTTTGACAGTATTGACCTTTTTGAGATAGCTGTATTAAAGGAAAAACAGGGAAAAGGCTATGGAAATATGCTGCTGAATTATACAGCTGATATTTTTTGTAAAAATGGAAGGAAAATATTTCTGGAAGTTAATGAAAACAATGAGAAAGCAATAAAACTTTATAAAAAGAATGGTTTTGAAGAAATATCGGTAAGAAAAAATTATTATGGAAATCATCAGAATGCACTAATTATGATTAAAAACAGTTAG
- a CDS encoding valine--tRNA ligase, which yields MKKELDKVYSPTEIEDRWYKIWEENGYFSAQHNEEKPGYSIVIPPPNVTGILHMGHMLDNTIQDAIIRYKRMSGFDTLWVPGMDHAGIATQNKVERMLKEQGTSKEEIGREEFLKKTWEWKEKHGGLITRQLRKLGVSPDWSRERFTMDEGLSRAVKEVFIKLYNDGLIYRGEYIVNWCPHDKTALADDEVNHFEKNGKIWEIRYPVKDSDEYVVIATTRPETMLGDTGVAVNPNDERYKNIIGKKVILPLMNREIPVVADEYVDMEFGTGVVKMTPSHDPNDFEVAKRTGLPFLNIFTEDAKVNENGGKYCGLERFEARKTILKDLEEQGYLVGVKEHKNAVGHCYRCDSVIEPRVSTQWFVKMKPLAERALEVVKNGKIQITPKRWEKVYYNWLENIRDWTISRQIWWGHRIPAYYTEDGSIFVARDLEEAKAQAREKFGKDVPLREETDVLDTWFSSALWPFSTMGWPDKTKDLEKFFPTNVLVTGADILFFWVARMVMMSLYINDEIPFDYVYLHGLIRDEQGRKMSKSLGNSPDPLDLIDKYGADAIRFSFLYNTSQGQDIHFSEKLLEMGSTFANKVWNASRFVLSNLEDFDDKVSVMDLEFKLEDRWILSKLQSASKAINESMEKYELDSAAKITYEFFRGDFCDWYVEIAKTRVYGGEGTDKVTAQWVLKHVLDNGLKMLHPFMPFITEEIWQKLEIDEPTIMLSDFPKEDKALVSVESEKEFDYLKEVVTAVRNIRGENNVSPSKKIEVIFRTVNESEKKILEHNPKILDKLANIEKYDFTPDIEIPELVGFRLVETTEIYVPLADLIDKEKEIAKLEKDIEKTQKELDKVLGKLSNEAFLAKAPQAVVDKENAIKEELETKIAKFRESINLYK from the coding sequence ATGAAAAAAGAACTGGATAAAGTTTATTCACCAACTGAAATAGAAGACAGATGGTATAAAATATGGGAAGAGAATGGGTACTTCAGCGCACAGCACAATGAAGAAAAGCCAGGTTATTCAATAGTTATCCCGCCTCCTAACGTAACAGGGATACTTCATATGGGACATATGCTGGATAACACTATTCAGGATGCGATAATAAGATATAAAAGAATGAGCGGATTTGATACTTTGTGGGTTCCGGGAATGGATCACGCAGGAATTGCCACTCAGAACAAAGTTGAGAGAATGCTTAAGGAACAGGGAACTTCAAAAGAAGAAATCGGAAGAGAGGAATTCCTGAAAAAAACGTGGGAATGGAAAGAAAAACATGGAGGACTTATAACTAGACAGTTAAGAAAACTGGGAGTTTCTCCTGACTGGTCAAGAGAAAGATTTACAATGGATGAAGGACTTTCAAGAGCTGTAAAGGAAGTTTTTATAAAACTTTACAATGATGGACTGATTTACAGGGGAGAATACATTGTAAACTGGTGTCCACATGATAAAACTGCCCTTGCAGATGATGAAGTAAATCACTTTGAAAAAAACGGGAAAATATGGGAAATAAGATATCCTGTAAAAGACAGTGATGAATATGTTGTAATTGCTACAACGAGACCTGAAACAATGCTTGGAGATACAGGTGTAGCTGTAAATCCTAACGATGAAAGATATAAGAATATAATAGGAAAAAAAGTGATACTGCCATTGATGAATAGGGAAATACCTGTAGTTGCTGATGAATATGTGGATATGGAATTTGGAACGGGAGTAGTTAAAATGACACCTTCTCATGATCCTAATGACTTTGAAGTGGCAAAAAGAACAGGACTTCCTTTCCTGAATATATTTACGGAAGATGCAAAAGTAAATGAAAATGGTGGAAAATACTGTGGGCTTGAAAGATTTGAAGCAAGAAAGACTATACTGAAAGACCTTGAGGAACAGGGATACCTTGTAGGAGTGAAGGAACACAAAAATGCTGTTGGTCATTGTTACAGATGTGACTCAGTAATTGAGCCAAGAGTGTCTACACAATGGTTTGTAAAAATGAAACCTCTTGCTGAAAGAGCTCTGGAAGTAGTAAAAAATGGTAAAATACAGATAACTCCAAAAAGATGGGAAAAAGTGTACTACAACTGGCTTGAAAATATAAGGGACTGGACAATTTCAAGACAGATCTGGTGGGGACACAGAATACCTGCCTATTATACAGAAGATGGTTCAATATTTGTAGCCAGGGATTTAGAGGAAGCAAAAGCTCAGGCAAGGGAAAAATTTGGAAAAGATGTTCCATTAAGGGAAGAGACAGATGTACTTGATACATGGTTTTCATCAGCTTTATGGCCTTTCTCCACAATGGGATGGCCTGACAAAACAAAGGATCTTGAAAAATTCTTTCCTACAAATGTACTTGTAACAGGAGCAGACATACTGTTCTTCTGGGTAGCAAGAATGGTAATGATGAGTTTATACATAAATGATGAGATACCTTTTGACTATGTATATTTACATGGACTTATAAGAGATGAACAGGGAAGAAAGATGAGTAAATCACTTGGAAACTCACCTGATCCTCTGGATCTTATAGATAAATACGGAGCTGATGCAATAAGATTCAGTTTCCTTTACAATACATCACAGGGACAGGACATACATTTTTCAGAAAAACTTCTTGAAATGGGATCGACTTTTGCAAATAAGGTATGGAATGCATCAAGATTTGTATTATCTAATCTTGAAGATTTTGATGATAAAGTATCTGTAATGGATCTGGAATTTAAGCTGGAAGACAGATGGATATTGTCAAAGCTTCAGTCAGCGTCAAAGGCTATAAATGAGAGCATGGAAAAATACGAGCTTGACAGTGCTGCAAAAATAACTTATGAATTTTTCAGAGGAGATTTCTGTGACTGGTATGTGGAAATCGCTAAAACGAGAGTTTATGGTGGAGAAGGTACGGACAAGGTGACTGCCCAGTGGGTATTAAAGCATGTGCTGGATAATGGACTGAAAATGCTTCATCCATTTATGCCATTTATTACAGAAGAAATATGGCAGAAACTTGAAATAGATGAGCCTACTATAATGCTTTCAGATTTTCCTAAGGAAGACAAGGCTTTAGTAAGTGTTGAATCAGAAAAGGAATTCGATTATCTGAAGGAAGTAGTGACAGCTGTAAGAAACATAAGAGGAGAAAACAATGTTTCTCCTTCAAAGAAAATAGAAGTGATATTCAGGACAGTCAATGAATCTGAAAAGAAAATACTAGAGCACAATCCTAAGATTTTAGACAAGCTTGCAAATATTGAAAAATATGATTTCACACCTGATATTGAAATTCCTGAACTTGTAGGATTCAGACTTGTTGAAACTACTGAAATTTATGTTCCGCTTGCTGATCTTATAGACAAGGAAAAGGAAATTGCAAAGCTTGAAAAAGATATAGAAAAAACTCAGAAGGAACTGGATAAGGTTTTAGGAAAGCTTTCCAATGAGGCGTTTCTGGCAAAAGCCCCTCAGGCTGTCGTAGATAAGGAAAATGCAATTAAGGAAGAACTTGAAACAAAAATTGCAAAATTCAGGGAATCTATAAATTTATACAAATAA
- a CDS encoding NfeD family protein produces MGAMFWAIATAIFAILEIVIPGLVTIWLALAALIVTLLAGFINNPTVEFLIFAVFSLIFVIFTRPVLRRYIQKTDKNFSSQMKGSEIKIEKVVNTDKLKKEYEVKFKGSIWTGTSEEFFKAGDIVRIKNFEGNKIILERK; encoded by the coding sequence ATGGGAGCTATGTTTTGGGCAATTGCTACGGCAATTTTTGCTATACTTGAGATTGTAATACCTGGTCTTGTTACAATATGGCTGGCTCTTGCAGCTTTAATTGTAACTTTGCTGGCAGGATTTATAAACAATCCTACAGTAGAATTTTTAATTTTTGCGGTATTTTCATTGATTTTTGTAATATTTACAAGACCTGTCCTGAGAAGATATATTCAGAAGACAGACAAAAATTTCAGTTCTCAGATGAAAGGTTCTGAAATTAAAATTGAAAAAGTTGTAAATACTGACAAATTGAAAAAGGAATATGAAGTTAAATTTAAAGGTTCAATATGGACAGGAACAAGTGAAGAATTTTTTAAGGCAGGAGACATTGTCAGAATAAAAAATTTTGAAGGAAATAAAATTATACTTGAAAGAAAATAA
- a CDS encoding SPFH domain-containing protein has protein sequence MFLLLPFGIIIIVAALIIIFKAIKIVPESRVYIIEKLGKYDQSLSSGLNFINPFFDRVARVVSLKEQVVDFPPQPVITKDNATMQIDTIIYFQITDPKLYTYGIERPISAIENLTATTLRNIIGDMTVDQTLTSRDVINTNMRVELDEATDPWGIKVNRVELKSIIPPADIRSAMEKEMKAEREKRANILEAQAKRESAILVAEGEKQAAILRAEAKKEQAIKEAEGEAEAILSIQRAKAEALRLLNEAKPTPEVLSLKGMEAFERVADGQATKIIVPANFQNLASTITAFAELNEKSEMTGKN, from the coding sequence ATGTTTCTTTTATTACCATTTGGAATAATAATAATAGTTGCAGCATTAATAATAATATTTAAGGCTATTAAAATTGTTCCTGAATCAAGAGTTTATATTATTGAAAAATTAGGAAAATATGACCAGTCTCTTTCATCAGGACTGAACTTTATAAATCCATTTTTTGACAGGGTTGCAAGAGTAGTTTCATTGAAAGAGCAGGTTGTGGATTTTCCACCTCAGCCGGTAATTACAAAAGATAATGCTACTATGCAGATTGACACAATAATATATTTTCAGATAACTGATCCGAAACTATATACTTATGGTATTGAAAGACCAATATCAGCTATCGAAAATCTTACTGCAACAACATTGAGAAATATAATCGGAGACATGACTGTCGACCAGACACTGACTTCGAGAGATGTAATAAATACAAATATGAGAGTTGAACTTGATGAGGCTACTGATCCATGGGGAATTAAAGTAAACAGGGTTGAGCTGAAAAGTATAATTCCACCAGCTGATATAAGATCTGCCATGGAAAAGGAAATGAAAGCAGAAAGGGAAAAAAGGGCAAATATACTTGAAGCACAGGCTAAAAGAGAATCTGCAATATTAGTGGCTGAAGGGGAAAAACAGGCCGCAATATTGAGAGCAGAAGCTAAAAAGGAACAGGCCATAAAAGAAGCTGAAGGGGAAGCAGAAGCTATTCTTTCAATTCAGAGGGCAAAAGCGGAAGCATTAAGACTTCTGAATGAAGCTAAACCTACACCTGAAGTACTTTCATTAAAAGGAATGGAAGCATTTGAAAGAGTTGCAGATGGACAGGCTACAAAAATTATTGTCCCTGCAAATTTTCAGAATCTTGCGAGTACAATAACTGCATTTGCAGAATTAAATGAAAAAAGTGAAATGACAGGTAAAAACTAG
- the tpiA gene encoding triose-phosphate isomerase — translation MRKVIVAGNWKMNKTAKEAAEFFAEFKPLVADVKNAGIVIGVPFTALETATRETAGSNIKIAAENMNANDSGAYTGEVSPLMLKDLGVEYVILGHSERREYYGETDAIVNEKVKAALKHGLKPILCVGEKLEERENGTTEKVVEEQIVGGLKDVCAEKMANVVIAYEPVWAIGTGKTATPAQAQEVHAFIRNLLVKMYNAEVAENVTVQYGGSMNDANAAELITQKDIDGGLVGGASLIPEKFTVIVKAGDSAVK, via the coding sequence ATGAGAAAAGTAATCGTAGCGGGAAACTGGAAAATGAATAAAACTGCAAAAGAAGCGGCAGAATTTTTTGCAGAATTTAAACCTCTGGTTGCAGATGTTAAAAATGCAGGAATAGTTATAGGGGTACCGTTTACAGCTTTAGAAACAGCAACAAGAGAAACAGCAGGATCAAATATTAAAATAGCTGCTGAAAACATGAATGCAAATGACAGTGGGGCTTATACAGGAGAAGTTTCTCCATTGATGTTAAAGGATTTAGGTGTTGAATATGTTATTTTAGGACATTCAGAAAGAAGAGAATACTATGGGGAAACTGATGCCATAGTTAATGAGAAAGTAAAAGCGGCACTTAAGCATGGATTGAAACCAATTTTATGTGTTGGAGAAAAATTGGAAGAAAGAGAAAATGGAACTACTGAAAAAGTTGTTGAAGAGCAGATAGTAGGTGGATTAAAGGATGTATGTGCTGAAAAAATGGCAAATGTAGTAATTGCATACGAACCTGTATGGGCAATAGGAACAGGTAAAACAGCAACTCCTGCACAGGCACAGGAAGTTCATGCATTTATAAGAAATTTACTTGTAAAAATGTACAATGCTGAAGTGGCTGAAAATGTAACAGTTCAGTATGGTGGATCAATGAATGATGCCAATGCGGCTGAGCTTATTACTCAAAAAGATATAGATGGTGGATTAGTTGGAGGAGCAAGCTTAATTCCTGAAAAATTCACTGTAATAGTAAAAGCGGGAGATTCTGCAGTTAAGTAG
- a CDS encoding preprotein translocase subunit SecG — MLENLLVIILVVLAIIMIAVILLQPDRSQGLAKNANIVDEEKEGIEKFTEWIATAFLVVAILFQIIR, encoded by the coding sequence ATGTTAGAAAATTTACTGGTAATAATTTTAGTAGTTTTAGCTATAATTATGATAGCTGTTATCCTGTTACAGCCTGACAGAAGTCAGGGACTGGCTAAAAATGCCAATATAGTAGACGAGGAAAAAGAAGGAATTGAAAAGTTTACTGAATGGATAGCAACAGCATTTCTAGTTGTGGCGATACTGTTTCAGATAATAAGATAA
- a CDS encoding PD-(D/E)XK nuclease family protein, which translates to MKITYLGLKSDLKEILSEEFDKNEENLYVFENSSSFFEIKREYLKTYQNIFNNFKLLNSYDFYEKLFETDKIVIKEEKQVVLFYNSLNDSIKKNLKIKNYYDAIDIAYNFYALFSEMQEYKVDYSDKEKIGLEKWQEKIFDTLIKINKNIEKKVQEKELILPYMLRRKENISDAFIKKYKKICFINKVKFTPFEEEMIEILESKGIEVENKLQLGKNDFDEKKLQIKDSFSLPEKEEFERNFSVNIEIHEYENKFAQLLGMIKKLSSRDISEEDVNNCKIYDLQGNIENNETDYHLLNQSKIKYNLEITMQKTKIYKVLELLYNILESVRIVHKENGKKLYMFRVKELYSAYKSDNFLNTFGLGKTYSYFQSFAREDYKYISKEQLNKFAEENEDGKKFLYENEVKILMKFMEELERILGFSTLKDFEDYLSELFNKNDIEGSNVRDKYFEALSEMTVLEEFDFDDLWKGFFGKNISASLLKLFLKYLDKKAISLDLEKISEEDAEQYSINDFSSISEISKKNLIFLNLQDTFPEVRVNNFLFSKIQREKIGLPVSEEEKKIENFKLINNILNAGNVYLSYIKNIDENKDCSGIVEEIRLKYGKEVIKNEILEKDELEFVKRYFTEDKWEKRKIGKFIKSKLKKDLESLKDARLNLGYYSFEKMEKFEYGYYLENMIGKTEIEEIDEKISPLMFGSIIHSVYEKIVKENKEKIESFEYDSDINEIKKILNEVLSFYEYKMPQEFIKFYREISFEEIARSVKNFFRQLKEEMLNQSEIEIYSEEKVRLDKEKNIYKNVYINGRIDLYIKTAMEKISVDYKSGKLEKESKVENAQRQLDYYAIMLEENDGKEIKKWIVDTWNGEIIKDERGSSFLTEDDIKNVLKRYYENEYYSLGEKGSTYAHTTYKDICRWEDEMDGENE; encoded by the coding sequence ATGAAAATAACTTATCTTGGCTTAAAATCTGATTTGAAGGAAATCCTTTCTGAAGAATTTGATAAAAACGAAGAAAATTTATATGTATTTGAAAATTCATCTTCGTTTTTTGAAATAAAAAGGGAGTACTTAAAAACATATCAGAACATTTTCAACAACTTTAAATTACTGAACAGCTATGATTTTTATGAAAAACTTTTTGAAACAGATAAAATTGTCATAAAGGAAGAAAAACAGGTTGTACTGTTTTATAATTCATTAAATGACAGCATAAAAAAGAACTTGAAAATAAAAAATTATTATGACGCAATAGATATTGCATACAATTTTTATGCACTTTTTTCTGAAATGCAGGAATATAAGGTAGATTATTCAGATAAAGAAAAAATAGGACTTGAAAAATGGCAGGAAAAAATATTTGATACGCTTATTAAGATAAATAAAAATATAGAAAAAAAAGTACAGGAAAAAGAGCTTATTCTGCCTTATATGCTTAGAAGAAAAGAAAATATTTCAGATGCTTTTATAAAGAAGTATAAAAAAATATGTTTTATAAATAAAGTTAAATTTACTCCATTTGAAGAAGAAATGATTGAAATTCTTGAATCAAAGGGAATAGAAGTTGAAAATAAGCTTCAGCTGGGAAAAAATGACTTTGATGAGAAAAAACTACAGATAAAAGATAGCTTTTCACTGCCTGAGAAAGAGGAATTTGAAAGAAATTTCAGTGTAAATATTGAAATTCATGAATATGAAAATAAATTTGCACAGCTGCTGGGAATGATAAAAAAGCTTTCTTCCAGGGATATTTCAGAAGAGGATGTAAACAACTGCAAAATATATGATTTACAGGGAAATATTGAAAATAATGAGACAGATTATCATCTTCTTAACCAGTCTAAAATAAAATATAATCTTGAAATAACAATGCAAAAAACAAAGATATATAAAGTTCTGGAACTTTTGTACAATATTCTGGAAAGTGTGAGGATAGTTCATAAAGAAAATGGTAAGAAACTTTATATGTTTAGAGTAAAGGAACTGTATAGTGCATACAAATCAGATAATTTTTTAAATACTTTTGGTCTTGGAAAAACTTATTCCTATTTTCAATCTTTTGCAAGAGAGGATTATAAATATATTTCGAAGGAGCAGTTAAATAAATTCGCTGAAGAAAATGAAGATGGGAAAAAATTTCTATATGAAAATGAAGTTAAAATACTTATGAAATTTATGGAAGAATTGGAAAGAATATTAGGTTTTTCCACTTTAAAGGACTTTGAAGATTATCTTTCAGAGCTGTTCAATAAAAATGATATTGAAGGGAGCAATGTCCGTGATAAATATTTTGAAGCTCTTTCAGAAATGACAGTTCTGGAAGAATTTGATTTTGATGATTTGTGGAAAGGATTTTTTGGGAAAAATATATCAGCGAGCCTGCTGAAATTATTTTTGAAATATCTCGACAAAAAAGCGATAAGCCTTGATCTTGAAAAAATAAGTGAAGAAGATGCTGAACAGTACAGTATAAATGATTTTTCCTCAATTTCAGAAATTTCTAAAAAAAATCTGATATTTTTGAATCTTCAGGATACGTTTCCTGAGGTAAGGGTAAATAATTTCCTATTTTCAAAAATACAGAGGGAAAAAATAGGACTTCCTGTTTCAGAAGAAGAAAAAAAGATTGAAAACTTTAAGCTTATTAATAATATTTTAAACGCGGGAAATGTGTATCTGTCATATATAAAAAATATAGATGAAAATAAGGACTGCTCAGGAATTGTTGAAGAGATTAGACTGAAATACGGTAAGGAGGTAATAAAAAATGAAATACTGGAAAAGGATGAACTTGAATTTGTAAAAAGATACTTTACAGAAGATAAGTGGGAAAAGAGAAAAATAGGGAAATTTATAAAGTCGAAGCTGAAAAAGGATTTGGAAAGCTTAAAAGATGCAAGATTGAATTTAGGGTATTATTCATTTGAGAAAATGGAAAAATTTGAATATGGATATTATCTTGAGAATATGATAGGAAAAACTGAAATAGAGGAAATTGATGAAAAGATAAGTCCTCTGATGTTTGGTAGTATAATTCACTCTGTTTATGAAAAAATTGTAAAGGAAAACAAGGAAAAAATAGAAAGTTTTGAATATGATTCAGATATTAATGAAATAAAGAAAATATTAAATGAAGTGCTTAGTTTCTATGAATATAAGATGCCACAGGAATTTATTAAATTTTATAGGGAAATATCATTTGAGGAAATCGCAAGGTCGGTCAAAAACTTTTTCAGGCAGTTAAAGGAAGAAATGCTTAATCAGTCTGAAATAGAGATTTATTCTGAAGAAAAAGTAAGACTCGATAAAGAAAAAAATATTTATAAAAATGTATATATAAATGGAAGGATTGATTTATATATAAAGACAGCTATGGAAAAAATATCTGTAGACTACAAGTCAGGAAAATTAGAAAAAGAGAGTAAAGTAGAAAATGCACAGAGACAGCTTGACTATTATGCGATAATGCTGGAAGAAAATGATGGAAAAGAAATAAAAAAATGGATAGTAGATACATGGAATGGTGAAATAATAAAGGATGAGAGAGGGTCTTCTTTTCTGACTGAAGATGATATAAAAAATGTTTTAAAAAGATATTATGAAAATGAGTACTACAGTCTCGGAGAAAAAGGAAGTACATATGCTCATACAACGTATAAGGATATATGCAGATGGGAGGATGAAATGGATGGAGAAAATGAATAG